A DNA window from Thiothrix subterranea contains the following coding sequences:
- a CDS encoding response regulator, translating into MEQILIVEDEPKIADLLQKYLQNANYRTHWLNSGLGVGDWARQTPPSLILLDLMLPGKDGLEVCKEIRQFSLLPIIMLTARVEEIDRLLGLELGADDYICKPFSPREVVARVKAVLRRGQIMPSDTPSMAIHSSPKTALLALDRDRLLVRAGQQEITLTLVEFELLATLQQQPGRIFGRDQLMNKVYTDNRIVSDRTIDSHIKKLRKKLSEILPDQELIHSVYSVGYKFEV; encoded by the coding sequence ATGGAACAGATTCTGATTGTCGAAGATGAACCCAAAATTGCCGATTTGCTGCAAAAATACCTGCAAAATGCCAATTATCGCACCCATTGGCTCAATAGTGGGCTGGGGGTGGGGGATTGGGCACGCCAAACGCCGCCCAGCCTCATTTTGCTGGATCTCATGTTACCCGGCAAGGATGGCTTGGAAGTGTGTAAGGAAATTCGCCAGTTTTCGCTGCTGCCGATCATTATGCTAACGGCACGGGTCGAGGAAATTGACCGTTTATTGGGCTTAGAACTCGGTGCAGATGACTATATTTGCAAGCCTTTTAGCCCGCGTGAAGTGGTGGCACGGGTCAAAGCGGTGCTACGACGCGGGCAGATTATGCCCAGCGATACCCCTAGCATGGCTATCCATTCCAGCCCTAAGACGGCTTTGCTGGCATTGGATCGCGACCGTTTATTGGTCAGGGCAGGGCAACAGGAAATCACCTTAACGCTGGTGGAATTTGAATTGCTGGCAACCTTGCAACAACAACCGGGCAGAATCTTCGGGCGTGATCAACTAATGAATAAGGTGTATACCGATAATCGCATTGTGTCTGATCGCACGATTGACAGCCATATCAAAAAGTTACGTAAAAAACTGTCAGAAATATTGCCGGATCAAGAACTCATCCACTCGGTTTACTCGGTGGGTTACAAGTTCGAGGTGTGA
- a CDS encoding OmpA family protein, translated as MLDSTADNDDLTPLQEYVIAGVVILLFGLLYWFLNHGHSEDSALMAANTSTPQVVMLAAPQTPVATATAEVNDANVAPDAKKTDSGSATLSAKTAPAPFQTTPSPLPDISATPAAATPKAATLEAGPVGSASANAAATSSIPAAVQPTLYTLPNGSQIDMASSRFGLAFRDAIAKREINKPIVFDEIKFDSGSSKPNNQSSTQIQQVVALLHANPGIKLLIRGHTDEVGTAKDNTELSLIRANEVGVALVQAGIDRKRLRIMGMGSSEPISIDNTDAARERNRRIDALILK; from the coding sequence ATGTTGGACAGTACCGCAGATAATGATGACCTGACACCGCTGCAAGAATACGTGATTGCCGGTGTGGTTATCCTATTGTTTGGCTTGCTTTATTGGTTTTTGAATCATGGCCACAGTGAGGACTCGGCTTTGATGGCGGCTAACACTTCAACGCCGCAAGTGGTCATGCTGGCAGCACCACAAACGCCTGTGGCAACAGCAACAGCGGAAGTTAATGACGCAAACGTAGCGCCGGACGCCAAAAAAACTGACAGTGGTAGCGCAACGTTAAGCGCTAAAACCGCGCCAGCACCGTTTCAAACCACACCATCCCCCTTGCCTGATATATCGGCAACACCTGCTGCTGCTACGCCTAAAGCAGCTACATTGGAAGCCGGGCCAGTTGGTTCTGCGAGCGCCAATGCCGCCGCTACGTCAAGCATTCCGGCAGCGGTGCAACCTACCTTATATACACTTCCCAACGGCAGCCAGATCGACATGGCATCCAGCCGTTTTGGGCTGGCGTTTCGCGATGCCATTGCTAAGCGCGAAATCAATAAGCCGATTGTTTTCGACGAAATTAAATTTGATTCGGGTTCGAGTAAACCGAATAACCAATCCAGCACGCAGATTCAGCAAGTGGTGGCGTTGTTGCACGCGAACCCCGGCATCAAATTATTAATTCGCGGGCATACCGATGAGGTTGGCACTGCCAAAGATAATACCGAGTTATCGCTGATTCGCGCTAATGAAGTCGGTGTTGCGTTGGTTCAAGCGGGTATTGACCGCAAACGTTTGCGCATTATGGGTATGGGAAGTTCAGAGCCGATCAGTATTGACAATACCGATGCAGCGCGTGAGCGTAACCGCCGCATTGATGCTTTAATTCTTAAATAA
- a CDS encoding transposase, translating to MFTSLPPEVLCTTTASALYRVRWQVELVIKRLKSLLNVDELRAHKGSKLADLYLHGKLLYAAVLEKMTQSRFANAKRKLDNPRQLTDWRLWKTVADDLNAGIKACFPVDARFADDNIKSLSERPRKRTLQCLPSPILALLNQCREMALSRV from the coding sequence ATTTTCACGTCATTACCGCCTGAAGTGCTGTGTACCACCACCGCATCTGCACTCTATCGTGTCCGCTGGCAGGTTGAATTGGTGATCAAACGCCTCAAAAGTTTGCTGAATGTCGATGAACTACGAGCGCACAAAGGCTCAAAACTGGCTGATCTGTATCTACACGGCAAATTATTGTACGCCGCCGTGCTGGAAAAGATGACGCAAAGTCGCTTTGCCAATGCCAAGCGCAAACTCGACAATCCTCGCCAACTCACTGATTGGCGACTGTGGAAAACCGTCGCGGATGACCTCAACGCAGGCATCAAAGCCTGTTTTCCTGTCGATGCACGCTTTGCGGATGACAATATCAAGAGTTTGAGCGAACGCCCCAGAAAGCGGACGTTGCAATGTTTACCCAGCCCCATTCTTGCTCTGTTGAACCAATGCCGAGAAATGGCGTTGAGCCGTGTTTAA
- a CDS encoding type II toxin-antitoxin system VapC family toxin, which yields MKPSVYIETTIPSYLTAWRNPSLLMAAHQEATRNWWDTARFDYDLFISEFVMAECASGNADAAERRLAAIQNLPELDISTEVEPLAQRLLAGAALPEKAKLDALHIAVATIHGIDYLLTWNCKHIANAITRPKIEWICRAAGYEPPVICTPLELMRD from the coding sequence ATGAAACCAAGCGTTTACATCGAAACAACCATACCCAGCTACCTGACAGCATGGCGCAATCCAAGCCTGCTGATGGCTGCCCACCAAGAGGCAACCCGCAACTGGTGGGATACGGCACGATTTGACTATGACCTGTTCATTTCGGAATTCGTCATGGCAGAATGCGCCAGTGGTAACGCGGATGCAGCCGAACGCAGGCTTGCCGCCATCCAGAACCTGCCAGAACTGGACATTTCCACCGAAGTTGAACCCTTGGCACAACGACTATTGGCGGGTGCGGCGTTACCCGAAAAGGCAAAACTGGATGCCTTACACATTGCGGTTGCCACCATACACGGGATTGACTACCTGTTGACATGGAACTGCAAACACATTGCCAATGCCATTACTCGCCCGAAAATCGAATGGATTTGCCGGGCAGCAGGCTACGAACCGCCCGTTATCTGCACCCCACTTGAACTGATGAGGGACTAA
- a CDS encoding transposase, with product MQEPAATATTYRLHIAIDLINLSLHQVEVTTDKEGENLDHYTLAAGDVVLIDRGYNQPKTLVPFIDRGGDVVLRYNAHSMNLYEDDEGDDTGRLVKIDWYTRLRKLGKRPSCVPVWLCHGNKRIQGYLHAIPLPEEKAAEARRKAKQRAKDKDATPARKPFA from the coding sequence GTGCAAGAACCGGCAGCCACTGCCACGACGTACCGCCTGCATATCGCCATTGATTTGATCAACCTCAGCCTGCATCAAGTGGAAGTCACCACCGATAAAGAAGGTGAAAACCTCGACCATTACACGCTGGCAGCAGGCGATGTGGTGCTGATTGACCGGGGTTATAACCAACCCAAAACGCTTGTCCCTTTTATCGACCGGGGCGGTGACGTGGTATTACGCTACAACGCCCATAGCATGAATCTGTATGAGGATGACGAAGGGGATGATACCGGACGCCTAGTCAAAATCGACTGGTACACGCGCTTACGTAAGCTGGGTAAACGCCCCAGTTGTGTGCCGGTTTGGTTATGTCATGGCAACAAACGCATCCAGGGCTACCTTCATGCCATCCCCTTACCCGAAGAAAAGGCTGCTGAAGCCCGGCGCAAAGCCAAACAACGCGCCAAAGACAAGGACGCAACCCCAGCACGGAAGCCCTTTGCCTGA
- a CDS encoding DMT family protein: protein MTLHPVLISILLLLCSNIFMTFAWYAHLKELNHKPWLIAALLSWGIALFEYLLQVPANRIGYTVLSVGQLKIIQEVITLTVFVPFAVLYLKEPLKLDYLWAGLCLLGAVYFMFREKL from the coding sequence ATGACATTGCACCCTGTTTTAATCAGTATTCTGTTGCTATTGTGCAGTAATATTTTCATGACCTTTGCGTGGTATGCGCATCTAAAAGAACTCAATCACAAACCTTGGCTGATTGCTGCGTTGCTCAGTTGGGGAATTGCGCTCTTTGAATACCTATTGCAAGTGCCTGCGAATCGTATTGGCTATACTGTTTTGAGCGTCGGACAACTCAAGATTATTCAGGAAGTGATCACGTTGACGGTGTTTGTGCCGTTTGCGGTATTGTATTTGAAAGAGCCGTTGAAGCTGGATTATTTGTGGGCAGGTTTGTGTTTGTTGGGCGCGGTGTATTTTATGTTTCGTGAAAAACTATAG
- a CDS encoding Spy/CpxP family protein refolding chaperone, which produces MKKALIITSLVALLGTSVAMADYGFGGGKGMDRMKTFLGLSDTQAAQVDSIMQDQQARMQALRDETNQRIQALLTPEQAAKFQEMEQQRGERKGNRMGGFQGNAPAPAAPAAGNWGGF; this is translated from the coding sequence ATGAAAAAAGCATTAATCATCACGTCTTTGGTTGCCTTGTTAGGCACATCCGTTGCAATGGCTGACTACGGTTTTGGCGGCGGCAAAGGCATGGATCGCATGAAAACATTCCTCGGTCTGAGCGACACCCAAGCGGCGCAAGTGGATAGCATTATGCAAGACCAGCAAGCCAGAATGCAGGCATTGCGCGATGAAACCAACCAGCGCATTCAGGCACTGTTGACGCCGGAACAAGCGGCTAAATTCCAAGAAATGGAACAGCAACGCGGCGAACGCAAAGGCAATCGCATGGGCGGTTTTCAAGGCAATGCACCAGCACCAGCCGCACCTGCTGCGGGTAATTGGGGTGGTTTTTAA
- a CDS encoding periplasmic heavy metal sensor, whose translation MKKVLMAAALIGALGVSVAFADHGFGGGKGACGGKGGHGGFGGRGAMMGEMLTEKLKLDDAQKAQFDTIKQEQRAKMEAMRTQMQTQMQALQTENEAKIAAILTPEQATTFKQMQEERQKRQQERLEAVKKRLESNTF comes from the coding sequence ATGAAAAAAGTATTAATGGCAGCAGCACTGATTGGCGCACTGGGCGTTTCCGTGGCATTTGCGGATCACGGTTTCGGCGGCGGTAAAGGCGCTTGTGGTGGCAAAGGCGGGCATGGCGGCTTCGGCGGGCGCGGCGCGATGATGGGCGAAATGCTCACTGAAAAGCTGAAGTTGGATGACGCTCAAAAAGCCCAGTTTGACACCATTAAGCAAGAGCAACGCGCCAAAATGGAAGCCATGCGCACCCAAATGCAAACGCAAATGCAGGCACTGCAAACGGAGAACGAAGCCAAGATTGCGGCAATTCTGACCCCGGAACAGGCAACAACGTTCAAGCAAATGCAAGAGGAACGTCAAAAACGCCAACAAGAGCGCTTGGAAGCAGTCAAAAAGCGTCTTGAAAGCAACACTTTCTAA
- a CDS encoding AAA family ATPase: MQIRELRLQNFKRFTDLTIRNIPAEAKLVLLIGANGCGKSSVFDAFNWLSPPAHGYQPLHLQDNDPYFSKNAATPAVTITTDTATYERSADAFSKDSAGKFYGRSSLRITPRIKKPTDQELDVADILRINADTPSYFIDQDERFAADVHAHADLLNQALQRLLVEGKANEQEVAKVRDKYISKVNTALSHIFGEDTATTLRFAVYKQPNPRTAVEPYFKKGNSEIPFELLSHGEKQVVIILFNLLVRQDYLADKIIYIDEMDGHMNTRLQFDLLREVTENWIPATSQLWTASHALGFIDYARQAPHAAIIDFDSLDFDIPQTLTPEPKENLDVLEIAIPHEFLASLLAERRFVFCEGEDTAKYNSLQLANVLFASNRYNKFQVFARARDTKAEGIIDRDYLTDAEVDAFEKLFPFIHILRYYSIENYLYHPDNLAEVDGVTFDKTAYISQLTATKNRIKEDLVFGIQKARESYPFDKELQGDRRKQYHHDAQGIRELLNSDDFETFYKVFPAKDYGKQLPQRANRNPLELARTQWFKGKIAKLLENPL, encoded by the coding sequence GTGCAGATTCGGGAATTACGCCTACAAAACTTCAAACGCTTTACCGACCTGACCATTCGCAACATCCCCGCCGAAGCCAAACTCGTGCTGCTGATTGGTGCAAACGGCTGCGGCAAATCCAGCGTGTTTGATGCGTTTAACTGGTTATCTCCCCCTGCGCACGGCTACCAACCCTTGCACCTGCAAGATAACGACCCGTATTTCAGCAAAAATGCCGCCACACCCGCCGTAACCATCACCACGGATACCGCCACCTACGAGCGAAGTGCGGATGCTTTTTCCAAAGACAGTGCCGGAAAGTTCTACGGTCGTAGCAGTTTGCGCATTACCCCCCGCATCAAAAAACCGACCGACCAAGAATTGGATGTTGCCGATATTCTCAGAATCAATGCCGATACCCCATCCTATTTCATTGATCAGGATGAACGCTTTGCCGCCGATGTCCACGCTCATGCCGATTTGTTGAATCAAGCCTTGCAACGCCTCTTGGTGGAAGGCAAAGCTAACGAGCAAGAAGTCGCCAAAGTCCGTGACAAATACATATCCAAAGTCAACACTGCCCTGAGCCATATTTTTGGCGAAGACACCGCGACAACACTGCGGTTTGCAGTCTACAAGCAGCCCAATCCACGCACTGCGGTCGAACCCTACTTCAAAAAAGGCAACAGCGAGATTCCTTTCGAGCTACTCAGCCACGGGGAAAAACAGGTGGTGATCATCCTGTTTAACCTATTAGTGCGGCAAGACTATCTGGCAGACAAGATCATCTACATTGACGAAATGGATGGTCACATGAATACCCGCCTGCAATTTGATCTATTGAGAGAAGTGACCGAAAACTGGATTCCTGCGACTTCACAATTGTGGACAGCCTCCCACGCTTTGGGGTTTATCGACTACGCCCGCCAAGCCCCCCATGCCGCCATTATTGACTTTGATTCACTGGATTTTGATATTCCCCAAACGCTTACACCAGAACCCAAGGAAAACTTGGATGTACTGGAAATCGCCATACCGCATGAATTCCTAGCAAGTTTGCTGGCAGAACGCCGTTTTGTCTTTTGTGAAGGTGAAGACACTGCCAAATACAATAGCTTGCAGTTGGCAAATGTCTTGTTTGCCAGCAACCGCTATAACAAGTTTCAGGTGTTCGCACGAGCACGGGATACCAAAGCAGAAGGCATTATTGATCGCGATTATCTGACAGATGCGGAAGTAGATGCGTTTGAAAAACTGTTCCCCTTCATCCACATCCTGCGCTATTACAGCATCGAAAATTACCTTTATCACCCTGACAATTTAGCAGAAGTGGATGGTGTAACCTTTGACAAAACGGCTTACATCAGTCAGTTAACAGCCACTAAAAACCGCATCAAAGAAGACTTGGTATTCGGCATCCAAAAAGCGCGAGAAAGTTACCCGTTCGACAAGGAATTGCAGGGTGACAGGCGCAAGCAATACCACCATGATGCTCAAGGTATCCGTGAACTGCTCAACAGCGATGACTTTGAAACCTTTTACAAAGTGTTTCCTGCCAAGGATTACGGAAAACAACTGCCACAACGGGCAAATCGCAATCCTTTGGAACTGGCTCGAACTCAATGGTTCAAGGGGAAGATTGCCAAATTACTAGAAAATCCTCTATAG
- a CDS encoding mechanosensitive ion channel — MDGMSSSLTTMLGSLASGKLGHALIGLAILIVGLVIVSFIAGFIRRMLGKVGFLQRSNLAKPLASLIKALLTIFVLMAVLQHFGLTDVLAPLKTMLNKFLAAVPNIIGAGVIGYAGWVIAKIVSELTGVALGKVDRQLALKMGDQGTQGVKLSKIGSSFIFAAILIPIAVSALGVLNIPSITEPASEMLNKLLAAIPNIIGAGIILAVTYFVAKFVVSMLTSVLDGVNINGMPQKLGLTGVFSDSFTPTKLIGNVIMFFAMLTAATAAVNTLGIEIISNIFAKVLEFGGGILVGGVILLVGYFLSTLAYNKLSQYGSAGIASIARFAILGLVLAMGLRAMGLADNIVNMAFGFTLGAVAIAAALAFGLGGREAAKRIANSWADKIQ, encoded by the coding sequence ATGGATGGAATGTCATCATCTCTCACCACGATGTTAGGGAGCTTAGCCTCTGGTAAATTGGGTCATGCCTTGATTGGTTTGGCAATTCTGATTGTAGGGCTGGTTATTGTCAGCTTTATTGCGGGCTTTATCAGACGTATGTTGGGTAAAGTGGGTTTCTTGCAGCGTTCTAATTTGGCTAAGCCACTGGCTTCTTTGATCAAAGCATTGCTAACCATTTTTGTATTGATGGCGGTGTTACAACATTTTGGATTAACCGATGTGTTAGCCCCGCTGAAAACCATGTTGAATAAATTCCTCGCAGCAGTTCCTAATATTATTGGGGCGGGTGTGATTGGTTACGCCGGTTGGGTAATCGCGAAAATCGTTTCAGAATTAACCGGTGTTGCGCTCGGTAAAGTTGACCGTCAATTGGCGCTTAAAATGGGCGATCAAGGTACACAAGGTGTGAAGTTGTCTAAAATTGGCAGTTCATTCATCTTTGCGGCTATTTTGATTCCGATTGCGGTTAGCGCCTTGGGGGTTTTGAATATTCCTTCAATTACAGAACCAGCGTCTGAGATGTTGAATAAATTATTGGCGGCGATTCCGAATATTATTGGCGCAGGCATTATTTTGGCTGTCACCTATTTTGTGGCTAAGTTTGTGGTGTCGATGCTGACGAGTGTGTTGGATGGTGTCAATATCAATGGTATGCCGCAAAAGTTAGGGTTAACCGGTGTATTTAGCGACTCATTTACCCCGACTAAATTGATTGGCAATGTCATCATGTTTTTTGCGATGTTGACGGCAGCAACGGCAGCAGTCAATACGTTGGGTATTGAGATTATCTCCAATATCTTTGCTAAAGTGCTGGAGTTTGGCGGTGGTATTCTGGTAGGCGGCGTTATTCTTTTGGTGGGTTATTTCCTGAGTACCTTGGCTTATAACAAATTGAGTCAGTACGGTAGTGCGGGGATTGCCAGTATTGCGCGTTTCGCCATTTTAGGGTTGGTGTTAGCGATGGGGCTGCGGGCAATGGGACTGGCGGATAATATCGTGAATATGGCCTTTGGTTTTACGCTGGGTGCGGTGGCGATTGCAGCGGCATTGGCGTTTGGCTTAGGTGGGCGTGAAGCGGCTAAGCGCATTGCGAATAGCTGGGCGGATAAAATCCAATAA
- a CDS encoding ATP-binding protein produces the protein MAIFLACLLIAGGLGGILQYRLNRSFLDYLNEQENRSLTQLESRLVDVYEARGSWEELEQNPQLWTSILLSAVRSSFFPVNGDKFGAEPLPPPMRERDHESGRMPPPRVHIAQRMERFVGRIVLLDAKRAVVKGSSRLGVPDNLLELKSAGKTIGYLGMHRRQSLTEKVDVDFAERLQRTVWLVVLLLALPMAGLLSFLLARHLGKPIQALRKGTRQLTDGNYSLRMTPQGRDELGLLTRDFNQLAERLQQNETSRKQWIADIAHELRTPLAILRGEIEALQDGINQPDTATLASLHQEVSHLQRLVSDLYDLSMSDSGALSYHKETLDIVSLLRETLTLHHTVLQEQGLQVQTQGLAQQAVLVQGDPQRLQQLFKNLLENSLRYTDKPGQLHISSQLQAEWMDILFEDSAPGVPNEALPQLFERLFRVESSRNRATGGAGLGLSICRNIVEAHGGTISAAHATLGGLQIRVHLPLHR, from the coding sequence ATGGCTATCTTCCTTGCCTGCCTGCTGATTGCGGGCGGGTTGGGTGGGATTTTGCAATACCGGCTCAATCGCAGCTTTCTGGATTATCTCAATGAACAGGAAAATCGTTCGCTAACGCAACTGGAAAGCCGTTTAGTGGACGTCTACGAAGCCCGTGGCAGTTGGGAAGAACTTGAACAAAATCCCCAACTCTGGACATCCATCCTCCTATCAGCGGTACGCAGCAGCTTTTTTCCGGTGAATGGCGACAAGTTTGGTGCTGAACCGCTACCCCCCCCCATGCGTGAACGTGACCATGAATCAGGCAGGATGCCCCCGCCACGGGTGCATATTGCGCAACGCATGGAGCGCTTTGTCGGGCGCATTGTGTTATTGGATGCCAAACGCGCCGTGGTGAAAGGCAGCAGCCGCTTGGGTGTGCCAGACAATTTGCTGGAGCTGAAGTCAGCGGGTAAAACCATTGGCTATTTGGGAATGCACCGCCGCCAAAGTCTAACCGAAAAAGTGGACGTGGACTTTGCGGAGCGTTTGCAACGCACGGTGTGGTTGGTGGTGTTGCTACTCGCACTGCCGATGGCGGGGCTGTTATCGTTTTTATTGGCGCGGCATTTGGGTAAGCCGATTCAAGCTTTGCGTAAGGGGACGCGCCAACTCACTGACGGCAATTACAGTTTGCGCATGACCCCGCAAGGGCGTGATGAATTGGGCTTGCTGACCCGCGATTTCAACCAATTAGCGGAACGTTTGCAGCAAAATGAGACTTCGCGCAAGCAGTGGATTGCCGATATTGCGCATGAATTGCGTACCCCGCTGGCGATTTTGCGCGGCGAAATTGAAGCGTTGCAAGATGGCATTAATCAGCCGGATACCGCTACCCTGGCTTCGTTGCATCAGGAAGTGAGCCATTTACAGCGCTTGGTCAGTGACCTTTATGACCTTTCGATGTCAGACAGCGGGGCGCTCAGTTATCACAAGGAAACGCTTGATATTGTTTCATTATTGCGTGAAACCCTGACCTTGCACCATACCGTTTTGCAAGAACAGGGGCTACAGGTGCAAACCCAAGGTTTGGCGCAGCAAGCCGTACTGGTGCAAGGCGATCCGCAACGTTTACAACAATTGTTCAAAAATTTGTTGGAAAACAGCCTGCGCTATACCGATAAGCCGGGGCAATTACACATTAGCAGCCAGTTGCAGGCAGAATGGATGGATATTTTGTTTGAAGATTCCGCGCCGGGTGTGCCAAACGAAGCGCTGCCACAATTGTTTGAACGTTTATTCCGTGTGGAAAGTTCGCGCAACCGTGCGACAGGCGGCGCTGGTTTGGGCTTGAGCATTTGCCGTAATATCGTTGAGGCGCACGGTGGCACGATTAGCGCCGCTCATGCAACACTGGGTGGGCTGCAAATTCGTGTTCACTTGCCGCTGCACCGTTAA
- a CDS encoding Uma2 family endonuclease → MALARQADYLSVEAYLAGERASEIRHEYVDGVAYAMAGTSVNHNQITANVLTELRMHFKQTGVDCRPFSSDLLVRTGKDRYRYPDVVVVCDEQFLDDYSTESPVLILEVLSKATRQRDRQVKRLEYLQLPSLQEYMLIEQDTVEVEVFRRSDSWRPSYYYWGDMVVLESVGLSLSVESMI, encoded by the coding sequence GTGGCATTAGCAAGGCAAGCCGATTACCTGAGTGTTGAGGCGTATCTCGCGGGGGAGCGTGCGAGCGAAATCCGCCACGAATACGTGGATGGGGTTGCTTATGCGATGGCGGGCACAAGCGTGAATCATAACCAGATTACGGCTAATGTCCTGACCGAATTGCGGATGCATTTCAAGCAAACGGGTGTGGATTGCCGCCCATTCAGCAGCGATTTGCTGGTGAGGACGGGCAAAGACCGCTACCGCTACCCCGATGTTGTGGTGGTGTGCGATGAACAATTTCTGGATGACTATTCGACCGAATCTCCGGTGCTGATTTTGGAAGTGCTATCCAAGGCTACTCGCCAGCGTGACCGGCAAGTTAAACGGCTGGAGTATTTGCAATTGCCCAGTTTGCAGGAATACATGCTGATTGAGCAGGATACAGTAGAGGTGGAAGTTTTCCGCCGTAGCGATAGCTGGCGACCTTCGTATTATTATTGGGGGGATATGGTGGTGCTGGAATCGGTTGGGTTGAGTTTGAGTGTGGAAAGTATGATCTAG